A DNA window from Camelina sativa cultivar DH55 chromosome 17, Cs, whole genome shotgun sequence contains the following coding sequences:
- the LOC104757155 gene encoding uncharacterized protein LOC104757155 — protein sequence MGHDNITKLGSLLVKLHRGPSSWLCLHPRPDRTTNGGGRIKLVRSDGSLEVYDRPVVVSELTKDFPKHEICRSDLLYIGQKTPVLSETETLKLGLNYLLLPSDFFKNDLSFLTIATLKNPQNGGVMVKKTQKQPQPFLIQKGEKGERLRIRVSEDFISELMMEGRKNRAIKEEEEEEEGEGRVCTTVKLKKDYVQLVGLRKWKPKLETITETKAMKAAAVEKTKKKRKRFTVMKKSHQSDSCSKRKLQSKFKSKSTKKTILRKIE from the coding sequence ATGGGTCATGATAACATCACAAAGCTCGGGAGTCTACTCGTAAAGCTACACAGAGGTCCTTCGAGTTGGCTCTGTCTCCATCCCCGACCAGACAGAACCACCAACGGCGGCGGACGAATCAAGCTCGTCAGATCCGACGGTTCTTTAGAAGTCTACGATCGTCCCGTAGTGGTCTCAGAGCTCACAAAAGACTTCCCAAAACACGAAATCTGCAGATCGGACTTACTCTACATAGGACAAAAAACCCCTGTTCTGTCCGAAACCGAAACACTCAAGCTCGGTCTCAACTACTTACTCCTCCCATCAGATTTCTTTAAGAACGATCTCTCTTTCCTCACCATCGCCACACTTAAAAACCCTCAGAACGGTGGCGTTATGGTGAAGAAGACTCAGAAGCAGCCTCAGCCGTTTCTTATACAGAAGGGAGAGAAAGGAGAGCGTTTAAGGATTCGTGTGTCTGAAGATTTCATCTCGGAACTGATGATGGAAGGAAGAAAGAACAGagcaatcaaagaagaagaggaagaagaagaaggagaaggtagAGTTTGTACAACGGTGAAGTTGAAGAAAGATTATGTTCAACTGGTTGGTTTGCGTAAATGGAAGCCTAAGCTTGAGACGATAACAGAGACTAAGGCGATGAAAGCAGCAGCTgtagagaagacgaagaagaaacgaAAGAGGTTTACTGTAATGAAGAAGTCTCATCAGAGTGATTCATGTTCGAAGCGTAAGCTTCAATCCAAATTCAAGTCCAAAAGTACCAAGAAAACTATTCTTAGGAAAATAGAATAA
- the LOC104759470 gene encoding uncharacterized protein LOC104759470, whose amino-acid sequence MGSSSNHYHYQADDNHYHYQADDSDNFEGYLENIYDVSHIIPEPNQPHDRIYIERNREEGHNNLWNDYFSDTPTYPEYLFRRRFRMHKPLFMRIVQRLSTEIEYFRQTQDATGRAGLSPIQKCTAAIRQLAYGTSSDSIDEYVRIGASTARKCLHEFTAGIIQVFGDEYLRRPTQEDLHRLLYQNEQRGFPGMIGSIDCMHWGWKNCPTAWKGMYSRSTGKPTIVLEAVASYDLWIWHAFFGAPAPEVHYVVNGREYNLPYYLTDDVFTLLVDGFTAFSWFTGSTT is encoded by the exons ATGGGATCATCTTCAAATCATTATCACTATCAAGCCGATGATAATCATTATCACTACCAAGCAGATGACAGTGATAATTTTGAGGGctatttagaaaacatttatGATGTTTCGCACATTATTCCAGAACCAAACCAGCCACACGATAGGATTTATATCGAGCGAAAccgggaagaaggccacaataatctttggaatgattattttagtgacacTCCAACATATCCAGAATATTTATTCCGGCGACGGTTTCGCATGCACAAGCCATTGTTCATGCGAATTGTGCAACGTCTCTCTACCGAAATCGAATATTTCCGCCAAACCCAAGATGCAACTGGACGGGCTGGTCTTtcacctatacaaaaatgtactgcagcaattcgtcaATTGGCATATGGTACTTCTTCTGACAGTATTGACGAGTATGTACGAATTGGTGCTTCGACAGCTCGGAAATGTTTGCACGAGTTTACCGCCGGCATCATCCAAGTGTTTGGAGATGAATATCTAAGACGTCCTACACAGGAGGATCTACATAGACTACTCTATCAGAATGAACAgcgtggatttcccgggatgattGGTAGCattgattgtatgcattgggggtggaagaattgtcccacggCTTGGAAAGGCATGTATTCACGATCAACCGGAAAACCTACAATTGTGTTGGAAGCGGTAGCTTCGTATGACCTATGGATATGGCATgccttttttggagctccag CTCCCGAAGTCCACTACGTTGTCAACGGAAGGGAGTACAATTTGCCGTACTATCTCaccgatg ATGTGTTCACTCTGCTTGTTGATGGGTTCACTGCCTTCAGCTGGTTCACCGGAAGTACCACCTGA